Sequence from the Nitrospirota bacterium genome:
CGGATGAAAATCCGCGCCCCCTCCTTCGTGCACATGGGCGCCTTCGACCATATGGCGCGAGGCTATTTGATCTCGGACATCATCACGATCTTCGGGACGTACGACATCGTCATGGGGGAGTGCGATCGATAACGATGAAGTATGAATGATGAACGATGAATGGCCGAACAGACCGCTTCCCATTCATCATTCAGCATTCATCATTTATCGTTCAGACACGTAGGTGAGTTGCAATGCTGAGAGAAAAGTATAAGACCGAGATCGAGGAAATTCTGTCCCGCTACCCCGTGAAGCGCTCGGCCTTGCTGCCCCTGCTCTACCTGGCGCAGCGCGAGGCCGGCTACATCAGCGAAGAGGCGATGCAGGAGATTGCCGGACTCCTGCGGCTCACGCCGCCTCAGGTCTATGAGACGGCGACCTTTTATACGATGCTGAACCTGAAGCCGGTCGGGAAGTTTCACCTCCAGGTCTGCAAGTCGCTCATGTGCGCTTTGGTGGGCTCCGACACCTTGATCGGCTGGCTGGAAAAGAAATTGGGCATCAAGTCCGGCGAAACGAGCAAGGACGGTCTCTTCACGCTGAGCAAGGTGGAATGTCTGGGGGCCTGCGGGACCGGACCGATGATGCAGATCAACGACGACTATTACGAGCGGTTGACCGAAGAAAAGGTGGACCGGATCCTGGCCGACCTGAAGCGGGACGGCACCAGCGCCTTGAAGACCGGTCCCTTCATGTGGCCCGAGCCCAACGGAGCAAAGCCATAGGCGCATATGGCCTATGGCTCGGACAGACAGAACTTTCTTGCCATAAGCTATAGGCCATAAGCTCTTAGTACAAACCATGCCGAAACACGAACCAGTCCTACTCAAGAACATGCTGCAGCCTGGCTACACCGGTTCGCTCGCGGAGTACGAGCGGGCGGGCGGGTACCAGGCCTTGAAAAAAGTCGTCGGCAAGGTCGCGCCTGCGGATGTGACCGCCATGGTCATCAAATCCGGCCTCCGCGGCCGTGGCGGGGCCGGGTTCCCCACCGGCGTCAAGTGGGGATTCCTGCCGAAGGATTACCAGGGCCCCAAGTACCTCTGCTGCAACGCCGACGAGAGCGAACCGGGCACGTTCAAGGACCGGCAGTTGATGGAGCGCGATCCGCACCAGGTCCTGGAAGGGATCGCCCTCGCCTGTTATGCGATCGGATCGGAAACCGCCTACATCTACATCCGCGGCGAGTTCGTCCTGGGCTCCAGAATTCTGGACAAGGCCGTCGCGGAAGCGCGCGCGGCCGGCTACCTGGGCAGGAACATTCTCGGCAGGGGAATCAACCTGGACATCTGGGTCCACCGCGGCGCCGGCGCCTACATCTGCGGCGAGGAAACGGCCCTGCTGGAATCGCTGGAGGGCAAGCGCGGGCTGCCCCGCGTGAAGCCGCCCTTTCCGGCTACGAGCGGCCTCTACGGCAAGCCGACCGTGATCAACAACGTGGAGACACTGGCAAACCTCCCGCATATCGTCAACCGGGGGCCCGAATGGTTCGCCTCGATCGGCTCCCCGCCCAAGAGCGCGGGCACCCGCATCTTCTGCGTCAGTGGACACGTGAAGCGGCCCGGCAACTATGAAGTCCCGATGGGCGTCACGTGCCGGGAGCTGATCTTCGAGCACGCCGGCGGCATGAGGGGAGACAAGCCGCTGAAGGCCTTTATTCCCGGCGGCGCCTCGGCCCCCTTTCTCACACCGGACCATCTGGACGTGAAGCTGGACTTCGAATCCGTGGCCCAAGCCGGTTCGATGCTGGGCTCCGGCGGGGTCACGGTGATGGAAGAGGGCACGGATATGGTTTGGGCCGCGCTGCGACTGATGGAGTTTTTTCACCACGAGTCCTGCGGCAAGTGCAGCCCCTGTCGGGAAGGCAGCTCCTGGCTGGTGCAAACCCTGCGCCGCATTCTGGCCAAGCGGGGCCGGATGGAAGACCTTGAAACCCTCGTGCAGTTGTGCAACAACATCGCAGGCCGCACGGTCTGCGCCTTCGGAGACGCGGAGGTGGCCCCGATCCTGAGCACTTTGAAGTACTGGCGGCCCGAATACGAGGCCTTGATCCGAGAGGCCGAGGCCCAGCGCGCACACGAGCTTCCGATGGCGGCGGCGCGGCATTGACGAGTCTTGAAAGTCCGAAAGTCGTAAAGTCTCATGACCAGCGACTTTCGAATTTCAGACTTTAAGACTTGACGGACTTTTAGACTTTATCGACTGACTTATGGCCACGACAGCAGCAGAAACAGTCAAACTGACGATCGACGGGCAGAGCCTCACCGTGCCGAAGGGGACGCTCGTCATCGAGGCGGCACGCCAGGTCGGCGTGATGGTGCCGCACTTCTGCTACCATCCGAAACTCAAGCCGGACGCCAACTGCCGCATGTGCCTGGTGGAGATCGAGAAGATCCCCAAGTTGCAGACCGCCTGCAGCACGCCGGTGGCCGATGGGATGGTCGTCCGCACCGCCACCACCGTCGTCAACGATGCCCACAAGTCGGTCCTCGAGTTCATTCTGGCCAACCACCCGCTGGACTGCCCGGTCTGCGACCAGGGCGGCCGTTGCGACTTGCAGGACTTCTCCCACG
This genomic interval carries:
- the nuoF gene encoding NADH oxidoreductase (quinone) subunit F: MPKHEPVLLKNMLQPGYTGSLAEYERAGGYQALKKVVGKVAPADVTAMVIKSGLRGRGGAGFPTGVKWGFLPKDYQGPKYLCCNADESEPGTFKDRQLMERDPHQVLEGIALACYAIGSETAYIYIRGEFVLGSRILDKAVAEARAAGYLGRNILGRGINLDIWVHRGAGAYICGEETALLESLEGKRGLPRVKPPFPATSGLYGKPTVINNVETLANLPHIVNRGPEWFASIGSPPKSAGTRIFCVSGHVKRPGNYEVPMGVTCRELIFEHAGGMRGDKPLKAFIPGGASAPFLTPDHLDVKLDFESVAQAGSMLGSGGVTVMEEGTDMVWAALRLMEFFHHESCGKCSPCREGSSWLVQTLRRILAKRGRMEDLETLVQLCNNIAGRTVCAFGDAEVAPILSTLKYWRPEYEALIREAEAQRAHELPMAAARH
- the nuoE gene encoding NADH-quinone oxidoreductase subunit NuoE — encoded protein: MLREKYKTEIEEILSRYPVKRSALLPLLYLAQREAGYISEEAMQEIAGLLRLTPPQVYETATFYTMLNLKPVGKFHLQVCKSLMCALVGSDTLIGWLEKKLGIKSGETSKDGLFTLSKVECLGACGTGPMMQINDDYYERLTEEKVDRILADLKRDGTSALKTGPFMWPEPNGAKP